The nucleotide sequence TAGGCCTTCTGGAGTTGAACACCTTGACGCCATTTTGCATTGAAGATCGAGCATATTTGGTCAATAGTGCTCCTGTGGTCTGTTTCTCTCCACACAGGTCCCTGCAAAAAGAAATAcacaaatttatttattcatttttacttATTTTTCTTTAATTGCAGACTCATACTTTGTTTTTTGTTAGAGAGATATTTAGTATTCTGACAAATTCTGAAAGCTCATGTGACAGGACATCAAATGcgataaaaaaaagaatgctcACGCTATATACGGAACAATATCCTCTTCCGTCCATTTCTCTCGCAGGGTGAAGAGATGATTAAAGCGCTCCAGTGTGTCCTCCGGAAGATCTTCTACCTGCAGAAGGCAGATGGTCTCGGGGCGGGAGCTGCGGTCCACCAGTGCAACACTCTAGAAAAGTAAAACATTGTTATTATGCTCCACTAAAGATTTCAAATTCAGAATGAAAAGCTGATGATGTAGATGCCAACCTTGAGCTGGCTCAGACTCGTGCTCATGCCATCTGGTACGCTCTGCTGCCACACCTCCTGAAACTCCCTCAGGTTGAACTTGATGGCATTCCTCAGCAACATGAGCGCAGTACCCCGACAAACTTTAGCCTCATCCAGCGCGTAAAATACATCGTCTGTTTGGAGGTAAGTGCATATGTAAAATTCATTTTCCAATTCCTACAGATTGTGTGACAGTGTTTACTTACCATTTTCAACGTAGCGTGTCCCATAGCAGTTTAAACAGTGCTCAATCATCTCTCTGTGAATGACATTAAATAATAAGTTTTCTTTTTACTTAATGTACAGCAGTTTATATATAGTTGCTTTTAAAGTGCTCTGTAGATAAAGTTGGGTTTCTGACAAAAACCTGGGCTCGAGTGGGCTTAACTCCTCCAGACTGGTTTGAAGTGGAACCTTGTTGCAAGACCATGACTCAGAGTCCACCAGCTGAGTCACATGACCAAGCAACTTCATCTCGTAGTCAGAGTCGAGCACACGCCAGCAGCCTGAAGAAATTCACGCTAAACTGTAAATGTCTTTAAAATTGCTCAGTATTGCTGAACACTATTTAACAGTGTGTTATTATTGTACCATTTATCTGACAGGCGTGGATGGCCTTCAAGTGGTTCATAAGCTCTTCTTCACTAGCTTGAATTGTCTCCAGTAGATCATCCTTGGTGTACTACAAACAAAGATAcacatttgtcttcgtgggtaaGGCTGTGATGTCATCAGTGTGAATTTGTTCAAGGAGAAAAAGCACGTTACCGTGTTTTCAGTGTTCTCCTGCTGCCCAGGTAGGCCAGGCCCTTCATATGGGTTCTCCCTTAAAACTTTCAGCAGCTTCTTTAGTTTAGGACGCTGTCTTCTCACTTCCCAGTAGCTGTTGCAAAAGCCCCAGATCTGCGAAGAGTTGAACACTGATGCTGATTTGCATGATCTTGTTACATTTACTTTGATTATTGAGTATTCAACTGCATTAAATAATAATGCCATGCAAGATTTAAATTCCCAGCTAAGCTTAAATTCAGCAAATTGTAACTTTATACCTATTAATTGCAACTCAGATCAGTGTTGGGCTATGCCTTTAGTACCTGCATGGGCCTTATCcaattgaatttatttattacttCCATTATTACAACGTAATTATCAAAACCATCTTTAAATCACAAATAACAGCACACGATTGTGCATTTTGCAGCATTTTTTAAATGGCCCTGAAGATAAATTTTTAATGTGATGGTGTCAAGAAACATCCTCattgcaaatatagtttgagTTAATCAACCAGTAATATTCATCTAAAATACAATGATACAAATGATTTGAGGGGCAATGGATTTTCCAAACTTATCCAACCTGAGCGTGAACGAGATGTGTGCTCTCCTGGCTGCTGGTGAGCTGATCGGGTGTTTTGCATCCTGGCAGAAAGAGCAACAGGTTGGACGTGTCTGCGATCTTCAAATCGTAGGTCCTGTCACCGGTACACAGCACGGCGTGCTCATCTTTGTCCCCTCTGATCACCAGGCTGCGAAAGCATCATCAGGTCAAGTCTACAGACACCTACAAAACCCTCACATGGAACTATAAAGTTCAGAAATTGTTCCGACCTGTCACCCGCTTCTATGTGTTTGCACAGTGTGTCGTCCAGCTCCATGAGACAGTAGTCTGCAGACGAGACGTTCTCTCCCAGAGACAAACAGTGAATGGTTTTCTGCAGATCTTCTTCTTTTAGCTTGGCGATCTCAAGCGTCGCTTGAATCTCCTCCAAAGTTCTCATTTTGAACAGAACGCTGATTGAATAAATACAGGACACAATTTGACACAATGTACACGAAAAATGTCTGTTACGGATGGTAACAAAATAGTTTGTCCTCCAAGTTACGCGCCTTCTTGTCGCGGGACGGAAGTTGTACTATCgggtagtgttggctcgtgagtgaacgattcgttcaaaaaaacGAAttacttttcagtgaacgagagtgaacgaatcactttagtgattcgttattttttcagttcatatgacttcaaccagtaggtgtcggtaatgcgcattgaaactggtgccacctcgccgtaaaacaaaacaaagaagtaaatgacgtaacttcctgttcacgaacgagtcgtgatttgcatttcccgttccccAACCGaatggatctgtgagtgaacgagtcagtgagtgagtgattcgcatttccaattcatcgcgagaacggataagtgagggaacgaatcctcaatgggtgaactgccttacttcccgtgcatcaacggatcagtcaccgaacgtgttgcgtctcctggcgtgaacgacGTAAGCCAGAatgacgatttgccaaggaaagaaagaaccactcactgaaacagcacttcttttatgcgcgttttctccaagctaacggctaacttccttgcatgaagggatgcgccgttatgcaacaacggggagattatgcttctctttgggtaatcttgattttataacacttaaaataacgtgtatgcatatatacgcctaaatattgttatccaatatatcttctgcaaattcacattggattgctggttttaaattacttttattatttataataaacagaaatttacttttatttttcttttaataaaaatgtgttataacttgtctggtgttttatttcttgtttttatattcgccaattaaaacataaaaatcatttggttaactgctttatatgacaatatgtgtaggtacacctcatggacacttcaataggtacactacacgaggtaaaaaacaaaaaaaacaaataaagggttaattgcacaataaaagaaAATGTATGTATATTCTCACACaagggatcgaaccaagctcttccCAAGCAAGAGCCCATGTCATTACCCAGTCTGCTACTTCGACATGGTAACCCATggtcgtctgcactgttttgtactagtgatgtgcattcagtTAGTGAACTGGAGCTTTAGAATCGGttgactcaaaatatttgttcaaaagaatcgttcaccgaatcgttcgctacacattTTGTTAAcgaggtcacttggaaaacatgttggaatgcggccccgaggactagagcttgacacctgtgacctttgaccatgatatttccctaataaagtggcctgttattaggtacacttgaaaatggcggtgtacctaattgagtgtctgtgtgattccctcgttaagtgcaggtgcgtgaaaagttttagctccttttgaacgtgaaagtggctaaaagttttcacgcaggtgcgcttaacgagggtcacttggaaaacatgttggaacgcggccccgaggactagagcttgacaactgtgacctttgaccatgatatttccctaataaagtggcctgttattaggtacacttgaaaatggcggtgtacctaatggagtgtctgtgtgattccctcgttaagtgcaggtgcgtgaaaagttttagctccttttgaacgtgaaagtggctaaaagttttcacgcaggtgcgcttaacgagggtcacttggaaaacatgttggaacgcggccccgaggactagagcttgacaactgtgacctttgaccatgatatttccctaataaagtggcctgttattaggtacacttgaaaatggcggtgtacctaatggagtgtctgtgtgattccctcgttaagtgcaggtgcgtgaaaagttttagctccttttgaacgagaaagtggctaaaacttttcacgcaggtgtgcttaacgagggtcacttggaaaacatgttggaacgcggccccgaggactagagcttgacaactgtgacctttgaccatatttccctaataaagtggcctgttattaggtacacttgaaaatggcggtgtacctgatggactgtccatgtgattccctcgttaagtgcaggtgcgtgaaaacttttagctctttttgaacgtgaaagtggctaaaacttttcacacaggtgcgcttaacgagggtcacttgaaaaacatattggaacgcggcccctcgaggactggaggtcgacacccctggtttaagtgaaaagtgccacacccgccctcgcccccactttctgattggctgtttgatctgtgacatcacttggacactccattagatacaccgccatttttaggtgtacctaataacaggccagttcattagggaaaaatcatggcgaaagcttaactgaaagtgaaaagtgccacacccgccctcacccccactttctgattggttgttttatctgtgatgtcacacggacactcctttaggtacgccgccatttttaggtgtgcctaataacaggccacttcattagggaaaaatcatggccaaagctgaatTGAAagcgaaaagtgccacacccaccctcacccacctcctgattgactgtttgatctgtgacgtcacacagacGCTCCAtttggtacaccaccattttcaggtgtacctaataactttatgcattttttgtacgtgtcaagaatgtgtatttgactatttgctctttattttggggggcaccaacacatattacacaacgtaaaacacatacatattgtcatataaagcagttaaccaaatgtcagatttttgttttcatgcccaaaaaaataaaaacaaggaataaaacaccagacaagtttaaacaggttttaatgtttattaaattaataataataatagtaaaagtacatttcaaaccagcaatctaatgtgaaattgcagtagatatattggataacaatatttaggcgtatatatacatacacgttgtttaaaaactactataagtgttgtaAAATCaaaattacccaaagagaaaacacgcttaaaagaagtggtgtttcagtgagtggttcttttgttccttggcaaatcgtaaatctacattctggcttacatagttcacgccaggagggagacgcaacacgttcactgactgatccgttgatgcacgggaaggaaggaaggcagttgacccatttactcgttcgcgaacgggaaagccaTGATtccttccctcactgatccgttttcgcgatgaactggaaatgcaaatcactcactcactgtttcgttcactcacagattcgttcgttggtgaacgggaaatgcaattcacgactcgttcgtgaacgggaagtgacgtcattttcttctttgttttgttttacggcgaggtggcatcagcttcaatgggcattaccgacacctactggttgatggCATATAAACTgacaaaagaacgaatcactcactcacgagccaattgTGGCTGGCAGGTTGTAatggccgactggttagtgacacgggctctCGTACGGAAAGACGTTGGTTCTATCCCAGGTATGAGCACATTCTCAaatgtgcttttagaattggaactTCGCGTTGTATGCGGTCGCCTACTTCGATTTCACCCCGAAGTAGTGTGCGTGATCCATTTATTTGCTGCTTCTACTTGGGGGCGGGGCCACCTTATGTATTTACGCATAAATACTTGTTTGCATATGCATACAAAGCGAGGTTCTAAAAGCACATGCGCACACCCGGGATCGAACCAGAGCCTTTCCGTGTCAGcgcccgtgtcactaaccaaTCGGCAATTTCGACCCGGTAACCCCCGGCCGTCTGTATTCTTTtgcactagtgatgtgcattccaaatcttttgagtgaaccaattctaaagattcagttcacttaaaagaactggaatgcacattacTACTTTGGGGTGCGTTCGAAAATTATACCGACTTCCGTGCACTACTCTGCGCGTTAGTGCGTATGGCGAGTGTGCTCCCTTTCCGAACGCATGAAATGTGTTCCGTCGGACCGCCGAGTGCGCGCTCCGGCACACCGTTTTTAGTGCATTATGAATTTCTAAATGGCAAAATCGAGCAGAATTTCCGAAAGGTCACAACAGTGCACTGAACGATCGGGGTGTATATCTGAACGCGCCTTGTGTGTTAcatcaaaataaacacgtaatgaAACAGCCATTTTGCTCAACGATGTCCACGTTTCAAAAAACGTCCCTGCATACTGAAGAggctttctactgtaattttacCATACTAACTCTACCTAATTATTCTACAATCAAATAAACAAACGATCCAACCAACCCCAAAACATTATACAGAGTATCCATGAGGAACTTCATTAAACCACTGCGTTTCACACGAGTAAATATGCACAACGCGCCCTTGCTAACGTTGAGGGTCAACCTGTAAATGATACGAGAATGAGCTTGTAGTGTTAGCAAAATGTCAAGTTTCTCCAGATCTGCCCAGGTAGTGATTTTATACATTTTATCATCGTGTCATGCGTTCTGTTTTATTAGATTATAGAGTTATCTCGTTAGCTATCTTTGTTCCCTAAAGATAGCGCAAGTAGGAGACCCACGAGAAATGTGCTTGATCGGTTAGGTATAAACATCGGTCTGTCAAATTGTAGGATATGGCCATGTAGCAGCTCTGTATTTTAATTTACTGTAGATTTGTGTTGTTCCACGTGGTTTCATTTGGATGATTACTATTAATCACGCAATGAAATGTATTCAATATGTCACTATTCCAGCACAACTGCAGAAGAGCTAAACTGTAACATTCAGTTTGAGAAATTGGATAGAATTAAGTTTTTGAAACATGAAATTAATGCTACATAGTGTTCATTGTGATAACGTCATGTAATgtgattttgtgtgtttgttttctttgtcaaGCAATGGGCCACCTTTGCTCGTTCGTGGTTTCTGATCGACGCCAGAATGCAGCCTCCTGGGAAAATAGCTGCCATGTGCTCTATTAGGCTACAAGGGAAACACAAACCGATTTACCATGCACTCAGTGAGTTATTACgttacacaacacaacacacagaccTTTGTGGTTTACTAACAAATTCTTAGGATTTTAAATTCAGTTTAAATTGCAAGAAGATTAAGAATAAGATGGAAAAAATATTGGACCCACTTCCATGGATATTCTCAATATAATTGTTATGAAAAGGAATAAAACAAACCCAATAGTTGGTTGTCAATATTTTTTGTAATTGATTTGTTGAACAAAATAGAAAATTATAGATTTAACAATTTATAGTTAATGTGTGTTATAGTGATATATCGTATCATATTGTTTGCTGAGCTTTGAATTGACTGTTCCCTGTGTGCAGGTGATTGCGGTGACCATGTCGTGGTAATAAACAGTAAACACATTGCCTTCTCTGGTAACAAATGGGAGCAGAAAGTCTACTCATCACACACTGGGTGAGCCGTTTTCTCTGTTCGCAGGCTGCCCCTGTCCCCATCAGCTGCAAGTAGTTCCACTTTATACTTTTTCCTGATATTTTTATTAGGTGTTGTGCCATGAGATTTGTCCAATAATACATTTGAGAGACACTGCTTTAGAAGAGTGTCACAGTGGTCTAACAGTTATAAGCAAAGACCAAACATGTTCTCTGCAGGCCATAAGGTCAAACATTCCTTACTTAATGTGTTTTCttatatttttcaaagttaCCCTGGGAGCTTCAAACAAGTCACTGCTGCTCAGCTTCATCTTAAAGACCCCAAAGCTGTAAGCACCACAAAGCCCTCAAAATACACACACCTTCCGTCTCTCCTCGTTTTttctttattaatttttttgtctaaatgaaaacAACAGATTAAAACAATTATATACtaagtcaaatgttttttttttgtttttttttttggcaagacCCTTCTGTTGATTAAAGTAATTTGAAACATTTCTCCTGCCTCCAGATTGTGAAGTTAGCAATATACGGCAAGCTGCCCAGGAACCTGCACAGGCGTACCATGATGCAGCGTTTACATATCTTTCCTGAAGACGTACGTACACATCAGCACtcaacacactttttttttggagaaTTGATCAAATTGAAATAGGTCTATTCAGGTGATGATGAAAACATCTTCAAATGTTGTACTTTCTTGTTATGTTATGCGCAACAATGACACAAAGAATTACATGTCAAcactgaaaacaaaataatcTGTGACAAAGTCATAGAATTAAGAGGATGGCATTTTAGTCACATAAATCATGTCAGCTTTGTTGTTTTCTTGTAGTATCCGCTTTCTCCAGCAGGTGGGGCCATACGACTTTGCCATGCTTTGCTTTAGTCTGCAGCTTTGATATGTTTAAGGACAGATGAGGAATCTGACTGGGACAAATTAAATTTTCATGGCAACCACTTTATGATGGTTAGGCAGTGCAACAGCATAATCACATTTTGTTATCAGA is from Syngnathus scovelli strain Florida chromosome 9, RoL_Ssco_1.2, whole genome shotgun sequence and encodes:
- the mrpl13 gene encoding large ribosomal subunit protein uL13m; this encodes MSSFSRSAQQWATFARSWFLIDARMQPPGKIAAMCSIRLQGKHKPIYHALSDCGDHVVVINSKHIAFSGNKWEQKVYSSHTGYPGSFKQVTAAQLHLKDPKAIVKLAIYGKLPRNLHRRTMMQRLHIFPEDALPEDIRANLTEELPQPRQIPRKLNEYTQEEIDAFPRLWTPPEDFKMP
- the dscc1 gene encoding sister chromatid cohesion protein DCC1 — protein: MRTLEEIQATLEIAKLKEEDLQKTIHCLSLGENVSSADYCLMELDDTLCKHIEAGDSLVIRGDKDEHAVLCTGDRTYDLKIADTSNLLLFLPGCKTPDQLTSSQESTHLVHAQIWGFCNSYWEVRRQRPKLKKLLKVLRENPYEGPGLPGQQENTENTYTKDDLLETIQASEEELMNHLKAIHACQINGCWRVLDSDYEMKLLGHVTQLVDSESWSCNKVPLQTSLEELSPLEPREMIEHCLNCYGTRYVENDDVFYALDEAKVCRGTALMLLRNAIKFNLREFQEVWQQSVPDGMSTSLSQLKSVALVDRSSRPETICLLQVEDLPEDTLERFNHLFTLREKWTEEDIVPYIADLCGEKQTTGALLTKYARSSMQNGVKVFNSRRPIAT